The nucleotide window gcgtaagcgtacgcgtaatgttggtccgggccgcttcatccaacaataccgccgaaccaaagtatgacatgctggtaagcagtatgacttgtatcgcccacaactcacttgtgttctactcgtgcaaataacatcaacgcataaaacctggctcggataccactgttggggaacgtagtaatttcagaaattttcctacgcacacacaagatcatggtgatgcatagcaacgagaggggagagtgttgtctacgtaccctcgtagactggcaacggaagcgttgacacaacatagaggaagtagtcgtacatcttcccaatccgaccgatccaagtaccgaacgtacggcacctccgagttctgcacacgttcaactcggtgacgtccctcgagctccgatctagctgagtgttgagggagagtttcgtcagcacgacggcgtgatgacggtgatgatgttctaccgacgcagggcttcgcctaagcaccgctacgatatgaccgaggtggaatatggtggaagggggcaccgcacacggctaaggaacgacgaagatcaacttgtgtgtcatggggtgcccccctacccccgtatataaaggagggagggggaggtgcggccgtcCCCTAGGGGTgtgcctggaggagtcctactcccaccgggagtaagactcccccctcttgccttgttggagaaggaaaggggaatgGGGAAACaggaaaggggggcgctgccccccccttccttgtcctatttggactaggggggagggggcgcgcggcatGCCCTGTCcagccctcctcttctcccttagggcccatgtaggcccattaacccccggggggttccagtaaccccccggtactccggtaaaatcccgatttcacccggaacgattctgatatccaaatataggcttccaatatatcaatctttatgtctcggccatttcaagactcctcgtcatgtctgtgatcacatccgggactccgaacaacctttggtacatcgaaacacaaaaaccctaattacgatcgtcaccaaactttaagcgtgcggaccctacgggttcgagaactatgtagacatgaccgagacacgtctccggtcaataaccaatagcggaacctggatgctcatattggttcctacatattctacgaagatctttatcggtcaaaccgcataacaacatacgttgttccctttgtcatcggtatgttacctgcccgagattcgatcgttggtattccaatacctagttcaatctcgtcaccggcaagtctctttactcattttgtaatacatcattccgcaactaactcattagttgcaatgcttgcaaggcttaagtgatgtgcattaccgagagggcccagagatacctctttgacaatcggagtgataaatcctaatctcgaaatatgccaacccaacaagtacattcggagacacctgtagagcacctttataatcacccagttatgttgtgatgtttggtagcacagaaagtgttcctccggtaaacgggagttgcataatctcatagtcattggaacatgtataagttatgaagaaagcaataacaacaaactaaacgatcaagtgctaagctaatggaatgggtcaagtcaatcacatcattctcctaatgatgtgatcccgttaatcaaatgacaactcatgtatggttaggaaacataaccatcttcgatcaacgagctagtcaagtagaggcatactagtgacactctgtttgtctatgtattcacacatgtattatgtttccggttaatacaattctagcatgaataataaacatttatcatgatataaggaataaataataactttattattgcctctagggcatatttccttcactcccagtgtgccgacaccctgatagtagtcgtgcatatctcgtctcaggccacgtCCGGATGAGCACATCATACATCAACTGAGACCCGAGTTTCCCCGGGGGAAGCCGCACACAACTCtagtttgggaccaacaccatcgGCACTGGCCCCCCTGTATGTAGAAAGAATCCTTGGGTTCATGACGACCTATGGCAATTAGTTATTTAGTTCAAGTTTTTATTATGgaatgttaaaaccaatgttgggccttgctgaaAGAGtgttattcaaagcgaactatcaagaggggcccataaatcctcaccatgttagggacgcaaaaaagcaaggaacacaacaccggtatgatggaaactagggcggcaagagtggaacaaaacaccaggcataaggtcaagccttccaccctttaccaagtatatatgtgcattaattaaataagagatattgtgatatcccatgatatccatgtcccaacatggaacaacctgcaggtgcacctgcacctgcaactagaaacactataagaggggctgaacaaagcggtaacatagccaaacaacggtttgctaggaagggtaaAAATGTTAGAAGCTATCATGGCAATTTTGGGAGGCTTgttaaacaagtggtaggtagcacaaCATAGCGATAGCATAGAGACAACTAGCATatcaaagatagtagtgagatccagggtcacgatcatcttgcctgaaatcccgctaggaagaagaacaagtccatgaagaagatgatcccacgtagacgaacgaatcctcacaatcgcaacgaaacaggaactatcgagaaggagcacaactggaaagaagcaaacaacatggtaaacacacaagcatgaacaagacatgatgctcaaccaagtatgatgcatgacaaggctaTATGATGCTACTCATAgcaagagatgatgcatacaagaacaacacatcaaagcaagttttaatgaggccggaaataacataTAACAATTCCGGTAAGTCCTCATATGCAATTTTCGAAATTGGTCCTGATCTGTACAAAACATTATTTTAAAGTTGTTAAACATCAAGTTAAAGTGCACCAAGATGATCTACATGTgttttctagtcaagttacatataaagttcgTGTAATTCGGACCTACGgcctagaagatatgagcaaaacaagttaaacaCTCCAAAACATTGATGCGACAAGGTAAcatgaaactacatgcaaaacCAAGCAAGTTTCATGTAGAGCATGCTCCAAATGGAGCCACGGTTCCACACATACACTCCATACAAGTTTCAAACTCAATCTGCCCAAAACAGCAACTAAGCACTTTGCATTCaaggaaacaacatgctacaggaaacaTATGGACATAAACTTGACATGTACTCAAAGTACAGACAACATGATCCAAATAACATTAAGGTTCAAGTTCATAGGCATCAGGATTAATCCAACTTGATCAATGCAAAAAGCAACTTAATAACACAGATTATAACTTAGTGAAAAAACAGGGCACACATGTGAGCAGAAATAACATGTTGACATGTTGGAGGCATGAAACAAAGATGATATAGTGCAAGATCATGGGAAAGAAAAGCATGGCATTAAAGTACAGTTTAAACATGGCAAAACTTGATTACTAAGCATCTCCATATAACCCCTAGATTAATGGAAATCAATAAGACAAGACTCAATATGATAAAAGATGATTCTCACACTTAGAGGAAATCTGGGAATGCAAAACAATACATTATGATGCTGACTTTGGAGGCACATAACAGCAACCATAGAAACTTTAGTAATGATGCAAAAGACATGGGCATGTAGTAGACATGATATGCTTCAACTTAGTCCAAAGGCAGAAATTCATATGATGCATGGAGTAATTACTATGATACTTGCAAAAAGGAACATAATGTTAACGGGTTGACAGATTTAGCATGATGGTAACTCGAGTGCAAGAAAGAGACAAACTACAGCAACTTATATGGCAACCAAGGGCATGGCATCAAAGTACACATAACAAGAAGCAAATAACCTGAAGGCATCATATACATCTGACTCATGGACTAGTGGGAACCATCAAGACAAGTTTGAATGTTGTAACCGTTTCAGCAAGTGTAAAACAGCAACATCAGCATAGCATGTTTGCAAGCTTGGAACAGAGTCATATGAAGTCCAAAATTAACAAACTTAGCATGTGGACAAATTACTCATAGCATACTTCAGATCGTGTAATTGGAGCATATCCAAAAGAGGCATAAATTAATCAATAACAAGCTCACAACATGGCATCATGAAGTCAACAGAAAACACAGAACATCATTTAGGCATGTTCATGGCAATGAAAGCATATGCTACAGGACATATATGAGGCATCAAAAGGAATGACATGATAGATCATAATATGGAAATCAAAACATGTCAACTAGGCATCTCCAGATTATGCACGGAATAGATGGTAGAATCAAACTAACATGGCATCACAATGTAACAGTTACAGGCTTGGCAAAAATCATTAAGTCTCAGAAAACAGCAAACATCAAGTAGcacactttgcaagcttgtgctagtcaccacaaggcacatataaatacatgcattgcaccattgtaaagatggcatgaagatgctcctaaaacatgttgacatgatgctcaaaagataaacacacaaaatgctatgaaaaagacaaaacaGCAAGTTATGACAAACTTCAGCAGTTTATAATACTTACCACTCTTGAAACGATGATTGAGACATCAAgatggacagtaacatgcatgcaaatgacactagCATCTGGAGCATTCAGAGATGAACAATTTGACATATCATACACGTAAAACGGAGCCACATGCACATAGTTATGATCATTGCAAAATGCACACATGATATGATTTCAGAAAGACTTAGTAGAAATCAGCACTGAGCGTCAGATAGCTATATTGTGCACAGAGCAGGGAATACGAATGCTCACCCATGGGCTCGGCCCACTTGAGGAGGAGATCAGGTAGGCCAGCGGGAATGCTGCAGCGGGCCTGGGTCATGAGGCAGCCCACGTGGCCGGCGGCACTGGGCCCGGCGTGGCCCACGGGCAACAGGCCGGGCCATGCGGCCGGGCGAGCGAAGCGAGCAGGACGACCTCCTTCTCGATCCTGAGacatggcggcggcgacgacTGGGGCTTGCGGCGGCGCGGCATAGGAAGGCGCGTCGGAGGCGGGGATGGACGGATCCGACGACCGAAGTTGGAGCAGCGGTGCGGGGAGGCCGGATCGGGGTATGGGCGACGCTTTGATGCAGATcttggcggcggcgggcggcgctgggagcgggggcgcggggcggcgactCCTCCGGCGACCGACCGGTGGGGTCGGCGCTCCGGCGAAGGGGCTGGACGGAGGCGGGGTCGAGCCGGAGGACGGGCGGCGAAGCTCGAGCGACAGCGGCGGTGCGCTCGGGCTcgcggggcgcggcggcgggtgCGCTCGGGCTCGACGGGCCGCGGCCGCGGGGCGCGGTTGGAGATGGTGGTGGGGCTATGTGGCACGCTCCGATTGGACTCGGGGCGATGGCGGACAAGTCCGGCCGCGGGAGGATGtatccggcggcgcgaggaggctAGGATTTGGACTGCGATTTGGACggggaggacctatttataggtagagggagctatgATAGGGCTATAGAGGTGCGGTTTCGaaccacacgatcgtgatccaacgacggatAGCATGGAGGGGGTGTAGATGGGTTAGTGGGCTGTTATGGAGGGGTGCTGGGATGCAAAGAGGAGGGCTTCACGGTTACAcagttaaccgttggggcatcaaacgacctccaaatggaataaaatttgacatgcggtctaccggtgatataccaagaccattccgagaacgtttttctcccgctcatGAAACGAGATCTGAGAGGCGCAACGGGTGCATGTGAGAGTGTCGGATTTTGAAACGGACAATGGAGAAAAAGACCAGATGCAAGAGAtgaacatgaatgcaaatgagatgcacatgatgacatggcaaagtgcaacacgcaagcaaatgacatggcaatgacggcgaataactggaagacacctggcgtgtcggactcggggcgttacacatTTTTTAGGTGTGATAGTTGTCTCCTTCGCACTCTTATGTTCAAATCTTGGTTTCGCTCTTGCGAGACGGTTCTACCATGTAGTCGTTTTGGCCCGGAGAACGTAATGGAGCTATGGACCTTGCCAGTGGTCCCGTCCGCCACTACCGCGATCCATCAAACATACGGCTGTGCTCCACCACATTGAAGCAAAGCTGACACCACAAGCGGTGGATGGCACTAGCTCTAGCATGGATTCGTACAACGCCCACTGCTCATCCACAAAGTCCAGATTCTCCGTGAGCATGGCCGCAACGGCCCGCTTGTTTTCTTGCTCGCTGACGATCTAGTTCTACGCAAGCCAGCGCTTAGGGAGATGCACATTGTACCACTGCTCCTCGGGTAGCATCCGGCAGACATGGAGATCAACGGCGCCAGCTCCTCCAGCTGTGCATCTACCATGACGACATTGTAGTGCTCCTCGGCCAGCTGTAGGGTGAACCTGGCAGCCTCCACAAGCGTCTGCCCCTCCTCCGCCTACTCCATCATCATGTCCTCCACATTTGAGCTCTCCACCTTCGGAGAATTCTCAGGTTCTCCCGCCATCATGCGGGTCACGCACTGGGTACGGCCATGCATCCACCACAGTCATGATATCGTGGCAGGGTAGACTAGTCCGCGGAAGGACCCTGGGTGCAACGCTGGGAGATGGTCAGCAAACCGAACGGCGCATTCGTCTGCAGACAGGGGGCAGTTTGCGGATATGGATGAGGGAGGCGACTATCCAAAGCTATCTGCATACATTTCAAATTGGGTTTCAACTAACGGAACGAATTTCATCAAACACGAAGGAATTCATAAAAGTTCAGAAAATGGCATAAATCATACAGACATAGCATGCAAATAAGTCCAGTACAACAATAGTTTAAATTCAGTGAGAAATAGTTCAAATTCAACGAGATTAACCGGATGTTCGACAAGTTTTTCATGGATGGATCATGTTGTCCCACACATACTGCCCGTTAAACTTCATCCACCAATGTGTCTTCGTGAATGACCTGTCCCCTAGCCTGTGGTACATCACAACAACGCGTACATGCTACATAACGTGTAGGCAATATTGAGTGAATGAATAAAGCAATCAACAAGTTGAGCAAGAAGAGGCAAGACTTGCGATCTCCATGGTTGCCACGTGCAATGGCCACATTGCCTCTAGCCGATCAACCTCGCTACAAAACTTTGTGATAGAGTTCTGGATGGTGTACCAACGATACACTAACAACTTCATATTGCATTCATGAGTGGTGTGCATGTCGTAGGGTGCCATGTGCTTTCGCGCGTGAAATGTACCATGCACGCGCTGCCAAAAGGGCCCCCTTCTGCTCCTTCCAATGAAGTTTGGAGATAAGGCCAACCACGCATTGCACAACAACTCATCCTTCATGGTCGCATACCCCGCCATCTTCCTTTCTCTAAAAAATGACTTGAAGTTCAAAAATAAACTCAATGGAATTTGACCAAACACCTGCCGGACGTGGTGTCCGCCATGGACGTCGTCGACTGGGGGAGGAGGTACCTGGCCGTGGACGGATCCCGTGTGGACAGCAACGTAGTACAAGGGGGAGCAGAGGTGGGTGGAAGAAAGGGACCGAGAAGAGGATTTGAGTGGGCCGAAGGTGTCGAATTCCTACGTCGCGACGGCCTGGACTCCCGCAAAGCCCCCACCCGCTATAAATTTGTTTTCAAAAGTTATATATATTTGTAATCCTAGTGACAAGATCTTTAGAGCAATACTAATCTTGGATATATTACAAAAATCACGGTTTCCATTATATTTTTATTAAATGAATTGAAATATGTATTCAATATTTTTGGAATCAAGTGAAATAATTAAAAAATGTGTTTGATACCTATTTCCATTTAGCTTTTTTTGAAATATTCCACTAATCACAAACTTTGCTTATTTGAAATATTTATCAAACAGATATTTCACTTTTTTGAAATGTTTTTGAATTATAAGTATCTCACTCATTTTATTACCTATTTCTATTTTGCTTTTCTAAATATTTCATAGGTCACATTTTTCACTTAGGTGGAATGTTTCACACCCAATTCACTAACAAAATATATTATTTCACTAACAAAATATATTTATTTTTTTAGAATCAATGCCGCCGCTTTATTTGGCCCTGAAGAGAGTCGTACTGTGGTATGGTTAGGAGTAGGTCCTCAGTCTATTCTAGACCGCATCCTTAGGGATTGTAACATTTCTTATACTTAATACAATTCCCTTTACCCCGCAAAAAAATGCCGCCACTTTATTACTTAAATGTAACTAGGGATCTCGTCCGAAATAGTCCCCCCAAAATGATATGTTCTGAtgcatatactccctccgttccaaattactcgtcgcaggaATGGAcatatctagaactaaaatacatctagatacatgcATACCTGCGATAAGTAAtttaaaacggagggagtacttagtTGTCTTCACTTTAAGATATGTTCTGACGCATATATACAAAACACGTAAGCACATAAGATATGTTCTGATGCATATACttagggctcctttgattcaaaggataTCTTTAGGATTTTTGAAGAATTgaaatccttaggaatttttcctatgtcggccctttgattcataggattggaTCCCATAGGAATTTATCCTATGGAATCTTTTGTACTACATTTCATAGAAAATCTAACATCCACTCCAATCTCTTTTTACATttcctttgtttttcatgtggCATCAAACACTCTTTGCTAATCCTATAGGATTCAAGTTGACATGCCACTGTAATCCTATACTTTTCATATTCCtacattttcaaaatcctgcgaatcaaagaggcccttagttGTCTTCGCTTTAAGCACATTTTGCTTTTGCATCATTTGGGGCAATGGATCATTTAGTTGGATGAAAAGTTGCACCGAAAAGGGAAGGGGGAACTCCGAACTAGCATGTCGTTCGTTGGAATGGACGTCCGTAAATTACTTATTCCAACCTTAGTGTGGAAAGCAAAAAAGGGAAAGGAAAAAAAACACCTTGGTGTGGAAAGCAAAGAGGAAAAGGACATCAGAAAAGTGGAGATGGTCATGTGCACAAGACGTACATAGCTGGTCAATTCACTTTAAATCCCATCATAAATCATGGCGTGCATGCAGAAAAAAACACCGTTCATCTACTCGTCTCTCACACTGAAAATAATAATAAAGGGACTACTAAATCTCAATCGATACTATATTCGTGGGATCTTAATAATAATTCTACTCGTCTCTCAAACAGCAGAGGAGCAAAGCACACGGCCACCACCGCAAATCAGTCTCACTGGGCCGCGGCCACCGGGTAACGATGCATGCAGCCCTCCCATGGCCCGCTGTCCAGAGGAACCGGCGACCGGATGCACACCCACACCGCGCTGTTGCACTTGAACCCTGACCCAAACCCGACCATCCACACACGGTCTCCCTTGCGCACGCGGCACTTGGCCTCCAGGTAGGCCAGCTCGTACCACGTCGAGCTGCTCGACGTGTTGCCGAACCGGTGCAGCGCCATGCGCGACGCCTCCACCTGCTTGTCCGACAGCCCGAGGCCGCGCTGCAGCTCGTCGATCACCGCACGGCCGCCCGCGTGGATGCAGAAGTGCTCGAACGCCATCCGGAAGTCGGGGACGCGCGGCTTGCTGCTGTCCTTCTGCCCCGCCATGAGCAGCAGCCTGCGCCTCGCGAGCGAGACCGCGTACGCAAGGAGCTCCGACGCCGGGAGCACGAGGGGCCCGAGCGCGGTCATGTGCGCCTTCAGCGTGTCGCCGGCCACGGGCATGACATCCTTGGACAGCGCGATGCCGCGCTCGCCCGCCGCGTCGTCCTCCTGCTGCACGCACCCGTAGGCGCGGTCGTCGTGCCCCGCGTGCGTGCGCACCACCCGGGCGAGGCGGTACTGCGCGTGCTGAGCCCGCGCGGAAGACGTGGACAGCACCACCGCGGACGCGCCCATCCGGAAGAGGCAGTTCTGCAGCAGCATCGCGCGCTCGTTGCCGGAGTAGTAATCCGAGGTGAGAATCTCCGTGGACACCACGAGCGCGTACCTGCACCTGTTATCGCACTGCAGGATGTTCTGCGCGAGCCCGATGCCGGCTATCCCGGCGCTGCACCCCATCCCGGAAAGGCTGAAGCACCGGACATCGCTGCGGAGCCCGTACCTGCGCACCACCATGTCAGCCATGGACGGCGTTGGGGCGAACAGGGTGCAGTTCACCACCACTACTCCGATGTCCTCGGCGCGGACGCCGCTCTTGGCGAGAACGGCATCGACGGCGGAGAATATCCCTTGCTCGGCCTCGGCGCGGGCCGCCTTGAGCGTCTTCTCCGGAGGGATGACGTGGCAGGCCGGCGGGAGGCATGTCTCCTCGCCGAAGCCCGAGCGCTCGATGAGGCGCGACTGGAAGCCGACGCTCTTGTCGTCAAAGCACGGCGCGAGCACGCTGTGCTCGATGTACTTGGAGAGCGGCACACGGAGGGCGGCCGGCGGCCGGAAGCATGCGTAGTCCACGAGGTACACCGCGCGCACCCTGGTCGACCTGATGTAGAGGGCTAGTACGACGGCGAGCAAAGTGAGGCCGGCATAGAGTGGGGTG belongs to Triticum urartu cultivar G1812 chromosome 7, Tu2.1, whole genome shotgun sequence and includes:
- the LOC125521054 gene encoding 3-ketoacyl-CoA synthase 6-like, encoding MATSLPLSFLAPAYSFVSSHRLSLAAFPFSATAALRFTAWLKPTVSSAVHHCTPLYAGLTLLAVVLALYIRSTRVRAVYLVDYACFRPPAALRVPLSKYIEHSVLAPCFDDKSVGFQSRLIERSGFGEETCLPPACHVIPPEKTLKAARAEAEQGIFSAVDAVLAKSGVRAEDIGVVVVNCTLFAPTPSMADMVVRRYGLRSDVRCFSLSGMGCSAGIAGIGLAQNILQCDNRCRYALVVSTEILTSDYYSGNERAMLLQNCLFRMGASAVVLSTSSARAQHAQYRLARVVRTHAGHDDRAYGCVQQEDDAAGERGIALSKDVMPVAGDTLKAHMTALGPLVLPASELLAYAVSLARRRLLLMAGQKDSSKPRVPDFRMAFEHFCIHAGGRAVIDELQRGLGLSDKQVEASRMALHRFGNTSSSSTWYELAYLEAKCRVRKGDRVWMVGFGSGFKCNSAVWVCIRSPVPLDSGPWEGCMHRYPVAAAQ